Proteins from a single region of Styela clava chromosome 1, kaStyClav1.hap1.2, whole genome shotgun sequence:
- the LOC120345754 gene encoding serine/threonine-protein kinase tousled-like 1-B yields the protein MDDLPTIDARRQELLEARFLGSSRQGQTGSESNMSAGSIGGSSDRDSASGYTSTPERPDKEKSEGGRKGKKRKADSSDHKKSSSKKINDYFGASSTVSPSRSGRQDHINLSPQTVLRSPTSHIQQNSNSSNIDFSGLLHQYHQRKITSSKVVKNNQTDITMQDIVELESRSSSLESKHDRKIEDLLHKNSNIECQLQEFKTLVQHYTDQLEKCKLVNRRLLVEKTKAEKKEARKKAMEGRLRLGQFTRQGHSYQETWINGWAFADIDRKRETINKEKEDIEKEKKILNKRKPTNLRNKQAADAEGTFVKPKEVREQFTVQEYHERDEVLRLRLNAVRRDETDLQFELERLERERSLHIRELKRILNEDNSRFNDHPILHNRYLLLNMLGKGGFSEVYKGFDCEHQRYVAIKIHHLNRDWHEQKKMDYARHANREADIHRSVDHPRIVRLFDRFEVDINTFCTVMEYCEGNDLDFYLKQHKSMSEKEARTIIMQVVSALKYLNTLERPVIHYDLKPGNILMCDGAVCGNIKITDFGLSKQFDEGLSPREGMDLTSQGAGTYWYLPPECFVRGPGGHPPKIDNKVDVWSVGVIFYQCLYGKKPFGHNLTQEAILKQNTILRATEVTFPPKPSISNEAKSFIKSCLMYHKEERSDVFALAGHSYFTPPPTRRQTAVSTNATNGT from the exons ATGGATGATCTTCCAACAATTGATGCTAGAAGACAAGAACTTCTGGAAGCTCGATTTCTTGGTTCTTCAAGA CAAGGTCAAACTGGATCAGAATCAAACATGAGCGCTGGGTCAATAGGTGGCAGTAGTGATCGTGACAGTGCATCGGGTTACACATCAACTCCAGAAAGGCCGGATAAGGAAAAATCAGAAGGAGGAAGGAAGGGTAAAAAACGTAAAG ctGATTCCTCTGATCACAAAAAAAGTTCCAGCAAAAAAATTAACGATTATTTTGGTGCCAGTTCAACAGTAAGTCCATCTCGATCGGGAAGACAGGATCATATCAATCTATCTCCACAGACTGTG CTAAGATCACCGACATCTCATATCCAGCAGAACAGTAATTCAAGTAATATTGATTTTTCTGGATTGTTGCATCAATATCATCAAAGAAAAATCACTAGTAGTAAAGTTGTGAA GAATAATCAAACTGACATCACTATGCAAGATATAGTGGAATTGGAAAGCAGAAGTAGCTCTCTAGAATCAAAACACGATCGAAAAATAGAAGATTTGCTTCAT AAAAATTCTAATATAGAATGCCAACTCCAAGAATTTAAAACCCTGGTACAACATTATACCGACCAATTAGAAAAGTGTAAATTGGTAAACAGACGATTACTAGTTGAAAAAACGAAAGCAGAAAAGAAGGAAGCTCGAAAGAAAGCTATGGAAGGGAGACTGCGATTGGGTCAGTTCACAAGACAAGGACACAGTTACCAAGAAACATGGATCAATGGATGGGCATTCGCTGATATAGATCG AAAGCGTGAAACTATTAATAAAGAGAAAGAAGATATAGAAAAGGAGAAAAAGATATTGAATAAAAGAAAACCGACAAATCTTCGAAATAAACAAGCCGCAGATGCAGAAGGAACATTTGTAAAACCAAAG GAAGTTCGAGAACAGTTCACAGTTCAGGAATATCACGAACGAGATGAAGTATTAAGACTTCGATTGAATGCAGTTCGGCGGGATGAAACTGATCTACAGTTTGAACTGGAAAGACTCGAACGTGAAAGAAGTTTACATATTAGAGAATTAAAACGGATACTAAATGAAGATAATTCAAG GTTTAATGATCATCCAATACTTCATAATCGATATCTTTTGCTAAATATGCTCGGAAAAGGTGGATTCAGTGAGGTTTACAAG GGTTTCGACTGTGAACATCAACGTTACGTCGCAATAAAAATTCATCATTTAAATCGAGATTGGCATGAACAAAAGAAAATGGATTATGCTAGACATGCTAATAGAGAAGCAGATATCCATAGAAGTGTTGATCATCCAAGAATTGTGCGACTGTTTGATAGATTCGAAGTCGACATTAATAC GTTCTGTACTGTCATGGAATATTGTGAAGGAAACGATCtcgatttttatttgaaacaacataAATCAATGTCTGAAAAAGAGGCAAGAACTATCATAATGCAAGTCGTGTCTgctctaaaatatttaaatacactGGAAAGACCTGTGATACATTATGACTTAAAACCAg gaAACATTTTAATGTGTGATGGTGCTGTATGCGGAAATATTAAAATCACTGATTTTGGTTTATCTAAGCAATTTGATGAAGGTTTGAGTCCTCGTGAAGGAATGGACCTCACATCGCAGGGTGCTGGCACTTACTG GTATTTACCACCAGAATGTTTTGTTCGTGGACCTGGAGGACATCCACCTAAAATTGACAATAAGGTTGACGTTTGGTCTGTTGGCGTTATATTTTATCAATGTCTGTATGGAAAGAAG CCATTTGGACATAATTTGACTCAGGAAGCGATTTTAAAGCAAAACACCATCTTGCGTGCAACAGAAGTTACCTTCCCACCAAAACCATCTATCAGCAATGAAGCTAAG TCCTTCATAAAAAGTTGTTTGATGTATCACAAAGAAGAAAGGTCCGATGTGTTCGCATTGGCAGGTCACTCTTATTTTACTCCACCGCCTACAAGACGACAGACAGCCGTTTCCACAAATGCTACAAATGGGACTTAA
- the LOC120348666 gene encoding serine/threonine-protein phosphatase 2A 56 kDa regulatory subunit alpha isoform-like, with protein sequence MTMLICSAGQLTKSNGPRSDPLKNQLPKLACTKPSERLELFARKLHACCTCYNFADENSDLQAKELKLVYLQEIIEYIDLTQGVLTHEPIYALSTVMISRNIFRTFAPKDPDYDPDEDDAIFDPAWPHLELVYQYFLHFLEANDFQPSIAKKYMDTRFVTRLLYVFGSDDMRERDILKTILHRVYGKFLGLRATVRRQINNIFLAYLYDGQEFTGVAEILEILGSIINGYVSPMKPEHHLFLDKILIPLHSSKDMAFFQPQLVYCVVQYMEKDPKTAANILKGLFKFWPKTCSTKEVLFLGELEELIDAMQPGEFTKNQNLILKQLSKCITSHHFQVAERSLYFFDNEYIMSLVEVNADECFPLVLHCLKSISLEHWNMSISTLAATVLQTFKDSNPDVFYKVLGLPRPPPKPRSIAQSMWMKAAGLSRKA encoded by the exons ATGACGATGCTCATCTGCAGTGCAGGACAACTGACCAAAAGCAATGGGCCACGTAGTGACCCTTTAAAAAATCAATTACCTAAACTTGCATGCACAAAGCCGTCAGAAAGATTGGAGCTTTTCGCCCGGAAACTCCACGCTTGTTGTACGTGTTACAACTTTGCTGATGAAAATTCTGACCTACAGGCGAAAGAGCTAAAACTCGTTTACCTTCAAGAAATTATTGAGTATATTGATTTGACACAAGGTGTATTGACCCACGAACCAATTTACGCCCTGTCTACGGTGATGATTAGTCGAAATATATTCAGAACTTTTGCGCCTAAAGATCCCGACTACGATCCCGACGAAGACGACGCTATTTTTGATCCTGCTTGGCCTCACCTTGAGCTCGTATACCAGTATTTCCTTCATTTTTTAGAAGCGAATGATTTTCAACCAAGCATCGCAAAGAAGTATATGGACACCAG ATTTGTCACAAGACTGCTCTATGTGTTTGGAAGTGACGATATGCGAGAGAGGGATATACTGAAAACAATCTTACATCGTGTTTATGGAAAGTTTCTGGGACTTCGGGCGACTGTCAGAAGACAAATTAACAACATATTCCTCGCGTATCTATATGATGGACAAGAGTTTACAGGAGTTGCTGAAATCTTGGAAATTCTTGGTAGTATTATCAATGGATACGTAAGCCCGATGAAGCCAGAACATCATTTATTTTTGGATAAAATTTTGATTCCCCTTCATTCGTCGAAAGACATGGCTTTCTTTCAACCTCAATTGGTTTATTGTGTCGTTCAATACATGGAAAAAGATCCTAAGACGGCTGCGAATATTTTAAAA ggtttgttcaaattttggccAAAAACTTGCAGCACCAAAGAAGTTTTATTTCTCGGCGAATTGGAAGAATTAATTGATGCAATGCAACCTGGTGAATTCACAAAAAACCAAAATCTGATACTAAAACAGCTGTCAAAATGCATCACGAGCCATCATTTCCAG GTTGCCGAACGGTCATTATATTTCTTTGATAATGAGTATATTATGAGCCTGGTGGAAGTAAATGCAGACGAATGTTTTCCTTTGGTATTGCATTGTCTCAAATCTATTTCTCTGGAGCATTGGAACATGTCTATATCGACGTTAGCTGCTACTGTACTCCAGACTTTTAAAGATT